The following coding sequences lie in one Osmerus mordax isolate fOsmMor3 chromosome 13, fOsmMor3.pri, whole genome shotgun sequence genomic window:
- the LOC136955246 gene encoding KH homology domain-containing protein 4-like gives MSSGMTGQTPCVTTSRWDQPAQPKPRVDVMQACVGNSSHPSVPASCMSVTNQNATQNRGPGALRSDGDQTASQGGVEMAAAMAAKINAMLMAKGKLKIPPPLPSKVPSCLSVSSTADETVVTEVDINDVPINCRNLLTKGKTQEEIRQCSGAVVSTKGHYMSDMDKGKAVERPLYLHVQGRSQDEVNKAVRRIKEIISEDVLRTAAALGGQQVPIIPPLTLYPQPSRTSSAPHMPRTPSSSSSTPQGHRPAAPHSGSFVHTKIFVGLDQALPSFNVNEKVEGPGGTYLGHIQTETGARVFLRGKSSGYIEQASRRESFEPLYVYISHPNQTGLESAKKLTESLLETVRAEHSQMVSIYTATGSTQPYAAHGYPPNSNYSSQGSWYSYPANGYAGGYSPYPGSSGYWSSANGAPSHSNLSTTPQSSQAMVQYPVCPRKPHPYLVQDPGSTDSEADEGSSTSPPQTGSPKRRFQEEAQDELASQPADVPAAESSPPTAPSRVEEGAERMLMPPPPPMPPVFAAPPARKRAREPVSLPPSPPSTLEAPEEESVKKPRVVPDASGLVPYGGDSSDEEEERTRSSKMV, from the exons ATGTCTTCAGGGATGACTGGACAAACGCC GTGCGTTACAACTAGCAGATGGGACCAGCCCGCCCAGCCCAAACCTAGGGTGGATGTGATGCAGGCCTGCGTGGGAAACTCATCGCACCCTAGTGTCCCTGCTAGCTGTATGTCAGTCACCAACCAGAACGCAACCCAGAACAGAGGGCCCGGGGCATTGCGGTCTGATGGGGATCAGACAGCCTCACAAGGCGGAGTGGAGATGGCTGCAGCCATGGCGGCTAAAATCAATGCCATGTTGATGGCAAAGGGAAAGTTGAAGATTCCCCCACCGCTACCGTCTAAG GTACCTTCATGTTTGTCAGTGTCCAGTACGGCAGATGAAACTGTAGTCACAGAGGTTGACATTAACGATGTCCCAATAAACTGTAGAAACCTTCTTACCAAAGGCAAAACTCAAGAAGAG ATTCGCCAGTGCAGCGGGGCGGTAGTCTCAACCAAGGGTCACTACATGAGTGATATGGACAAAGGAAAAGCAGT AGAAAGGCCTTTGTATTTGCATGTCCAGGGCAGGAGTCAAGACGAGGTTAATA AGGCCGTGAGAAGAATTAAAGAGATCATCTCTGAGGATGTGTTGCGGACGGCCGCGGCGCTGGGAGGGCAGCAGGTGCCCATCATtcctcctctgactctctaCCCCCAGCCCTCCCGCACCTCATCTGCCCCTCACATGCCCCGGAcgcccagcagcagctcctccaccccccagggaCACAGACCTGCAGCTCCACACTCTGGG AGTTTTGTGCACACAAAGATCTTTGTGGGTCTGGACCAGGCCCTGCCCTCCTTCAATGTGAACGAGAAGGTGGAAGGTCCTGGAGGGACGTACCTGGGACACATTCAGACTGAGACGGGGGCGAGGGTCTTTCTCCGGGGGAAGAGCTCTGGCTACATCGAGCAGGCGTCCAGGCGGGAGTCCTTCGAGCCTCTCTACGTCTACATCAG CCACCCAAACCAGACAGGACTGGAATCTGCAAAGAAACTCACCGAAAGTCTGCTAGAAACA GTGAGAGCTGAACACTCGCAAATGGTGTCCATATACACAGCTACTGGTTCTACACAAC CATACGCAGCACATGGATATCCACCTAATAGCAATTACTCTAGCCAGGGGTCCTGGTATAGCTACCCTGCAAATGGGTATGCGGGCGGCTATTCACCGTACCCAGGATCCAGTGGTTATTGGAGTAGTGCAAATGGTGCCCCAAGTCATTCTAACCTGTCGACAACCCCTCAATCTTCTCAGGCAATGGTTCAGTATCCAGTCTGTCCTAGGAAACCACATCCCTATCTAGTACAG GACCCTGGGAGCACAGACTCTGAGGCAGACGAaggctcctccaccagcccgcCTCAGACAGGAAGCCCCAAGCGCCGTTTCCAGGAAGAGGCCCAGGACGAGCTGGCGTCTCAG CCTGCTGATGTACCGGCTGCCGAGAGCTCTCCCCCTACGGCACCCTCCAGGGTGGAAGAAGGAGCAGAAAG GATGTTGATGCCACCGCCTCCACCCATGCCCCCTGTGTTCGCCGCGCCTCCAGCACGCAAGAGAGCCCGAGAGCCAGTGAGCttgccccccagccctccctcaacCCTGG AAGCGCCGGAGGAGGAGAGCGTGAAGAAGCCTCGGGTGGTGCCGGACGCCTCGGGCCTGGTGCCGTACGGAGGGGACTCctcagacgaggaggaggagaggacgcgCAGCAGTAAGATGGTgtag
- the LOC136955245 gene encoding fibronectin type III and SPRY domain-containing protein 2 codes for MDVCDIRGAMLDVITEEVLSGDEDHEGDTKNGVSTEPFVVVSQKQKTVASTFQRFSVDTNESLTFEACVTSDEEEPVSPTSDEHDNVFDEKGDENVMNETRSKLQDKVTEMENFAGHLEEIFLTVEENFGRQEQHLEQHYNDVLQTLSQRYDDRAAGLEEEKKNKLEALYTQLLGCGRILESSKELIEAAQALYRIQDQRLLLQGVTPILKRMEEFAKEKVDLTIATSLSFDTPLADMSDVKTMMDSINIVPAPSAPVINPQSPNSANQTSLRVCWSLFSDDTVEYYELYYRTVLEDTPSESTLEPQVSMVKVKETHCTVEDLQPNAQYEFWVTATNTTGISPTSEKALYMTVPSPPLIRQRACTSCPEAALIRWESGNTNPVDSYTVELSEMGSDGEQSGVTESIVAIPSCESVILLQAGRTFLLSVRAVNIGGPSERSEGFTVSTTGTFFHLLEDTAHPCLSISKDGFTMFYGDEELPLSAMAFDDNTFAGCVAVLGDLIPVRGRHYWEVEVEEDTEFRIGVAYEDTPRNSYLGGNNTSWCMRHTLTPSRHKYEFLHSGWSPDIRITVNPVRIGLLLDYGQGTLSFFNVDLEQHLHTFCCQFQRYVHPCFSLDNPGVLTLHNGMAAPRYTQLI; via the exons atggatgtgtgtgatatCAGAGGGGCAATGTTGGATGTGATCACGGAGGAGGTTCTGAGTGGAGACGAGGATCacgagggggacaccaaaaatGGTGTGTCTACTGAGCCCTTCGTGGTGGTGTCTCAGAAACAGAAGACAGTGGCCTCCACCTTCCAGCGCTTCTCTGTGGACACTAACGAGTCTCTGACCTTTGAGGCGTGTGTAACGTCAGACGAGGAAGAGCCAGTTTCCCCCACCTCAGACGAACATGACAATGTTTTTGATGAGAAAGGGGACGAG AATGTCATGAATGAGACCAGAAGCAAACTACAGGACAAGGTTACTGAGATGGAAAACTTTGCAGGTCACCTGGAGGAGATATTCCTCACCGTAGAG GAGAATTTCGGTCGTCAGGAGCAACACCTGGAGCAACATTACAACGACGTCCTGCAGACGTTGTCTCAACGCTATGACGACAGGGCcgcggggctggaggaggagaagaagaacaagCTGGAGGCTCTGTACACACAGCTGCTGGGGTGCGGACGCATACTGGAGTCCTCCAAGGAGCTCATCGAGGCAGCTCAGGCTCTGTACCGTATCCAGGACCAACGCCTCCTCCTACAG GGAGTAACGCCCATCCTTAAGAG AATGGAGGAGTTTGCCAAAGAGAAGGTCGACCTCACTATAGCCACTTCTTTATCCTTCGACACGCCCCTGGCTGACATGTCAGACGTGAAAACCATGATGGACTCCATCAACATCGTACCAG CTCCGTCTGCCCCAGTCATCAACCCCCAGTCACCCAACTCTGCCAACCAGACCTCCCTGCGTGTTTGTTGGAGCCTGTTCTCTGATGACACGGTGGAGTACTATGAGCTGTACTACAGAACAGTGCTGGAGGACACACCATCAGAGAGCACCTTGGAACCACAAG TGTCCATGGTTAAGGTGAAGGAGACCCACTGCACCGTGGAAGACTTGCAGCCCAACGCTCAGTATGAGTTCTGGGTGACAGCTACTAACACTACGGGCATCAGCCCCACCAGCGAAAAGGCCCTGTACATGACAG tcccttcccctcccctgatCAGACAGAGGGCGTGTACCAGCTGCCCCGAGGCTGCTCTGATTCGCTGGGAGTCAGGAAATACAAACCCAGTTGACTCATACACTGTGGAGCTCAGCGAAATGGGCTCAGATGGAGAACAGAGTGGGGTTACTGA GTCCATCGTGGCTATCCCCTCCTGTGAGAGTGTGATCTTGCTGCAGGCAGGTAGGACCTTCCTGCTGTCTGTCAGGGCAGTCAATATTGGGGGTCCCAGTGAGAGAAGTGAAGGCTTTACCGTCTCCACCACAG GCACATTCTTCCACCTGCTGGAGGACACCGCCCATCCCTGTCTGTCGATCTCTAAGGATGGCTTCACCATGTTCTATGGGGACGAGGAGCTGCCCCTGAGTGCCATGGCCTTTGATGACAACACCTTTGCAGG CTGCGTAGCAGTCCTGGGGGACCTGATTCCTGTGCGAGGCAGACActactgggaggtggaggtggaggaggacacgGAGTTCAGGATTGGTGTGGCATACGAGGACACGCCCAGGAATTCCTACCTGGGGGGCAACAACACGTCCTGGTGCATGAGGCACACCCTTACCCCCTCCAG GCACAAGTACGAGTTCCTGCACAGCGGCTGGAGTCCCGACATCCGGATCACAGTGAACCCTGTGAGGATCGGGCTTCTGCTGGACTACGGCCAGGGGACCCTGTCCTTCTTCAACGTGGACCTGGAGCAGCACCTTCATACCTTCTGCTGTCAGTTCCAGCGCTACGTCCACCCCTGCTTCTCCCTGGACAACCCCGGGGTGCTCACGCTCCACAACGGCATGGCAGCCCCTCGCTACACCCAACTGATTTGA